The nucleotide window CACGCATCTTCCGCTCATCGCGGCGCTCGCCGACCACCATTTGAGCGTGGTCAAGCGGGTCGACGCGGGGCGCACACTCGCCCGGATCCAGCCGGTCGAACACGAGGATCGGGTCGCCGAAATCGCGCGCATGCTGGCCGGCGATCGCGTCACCGACACCACCCGCAAGCAGGCCCGCGAGTTGCTCGCCCATCGCTGATCGAGGGAGTCCAGAACCCGCATGATCGTTCCGACCCGCTCCGAGTTCGCCGCGCTGGCCCGCGGGGGACGGCTGGTTCCCGTGTACCGGGAGGTCTTCGCCGACTTCGAGACCCCGGTCTCGGCGTTTCGAAAAGTCGACTCGGGCGCCTATTCGTTTCTGCTCGAGAGCGTCGAGGGCGGAGAGAAGTGGGGCCGCTACTCGCTGCTCGGCAGCCGCCCCTCCAAGGTGTTCGTGGCTCGGGGCGGACGCGCGGAGCTGATCGAGAACGGAGCGAGCCGTGCGCTCGAAGGGCACCCACGCGCGGCGTTGCAGCGACTGCTCGAAGAGCATCAGGCGGTCGCGCTGCCGGGCCTGCCGCGGTTCTGTGGCGGCGCGGTGGGCTTCATGGGTTACGACGTGGTGCGATGGTTCGAACGCGTGCCGGAGCACCCGCACGCCGACGACACGATCCCCGATGCGGTGCTGATGTTCGGCGACGTGGTGAGCGTGTTCGACAACTTGTCGCACACGATGAAGGTCGTGACGCATGCGCGGGCCGGATCCGATCCGCCCGCGGCCTACGACGCGGCCGTCGCACGCCTCGAAGCCGAGGTTGCACGACTGCGCGCGCCCCTGCCCTGGAATGAGCCGCGACGCGGCCAGCCACTACCCGAGCCGCGCTCGACCATGACGCGGGAGAGTTACTGCCGAGCCGTCGATGTCGCGAAGGAACACATCCGCGCCGGCGACATCTTCCAGGCGGTGCTGAGCCACCGCATGAGTGTCGCAGTGGGTCACGATGCGTTCGAGGCTTATCGCGCGCTGCGCGTGACGAACCCCTCGCCCTACATGTACTTCCTCAAGCTCGGCGAGCTGGCGATCGCGGGTTCGTCGCCTGAGGTGCTGGTGCGGAAGACCGATGCGCTGGTCGAGGTCCGGCCGATCGCTGGCACCCGTCCCCGCGGTCGTACTCCCGAAGAGGACCGCGAACTCGAGGCCGAGCTGCGCGCGAACGAGAAGGAGTGCGCCGAGCACGTGATGCTGGTCGACCTGGGGCGTAACGACGTCGGCCGCGTCGCGCAGTACGGCTCGGTCGAAACCAACGAGCGCATGAGCGTCGAGCGCTACTCGCAGGTCATGCACCTGGTCTCCAATGTGCGCGGTCAGGTGCGCCCGGACGCCACACCGCTCGACATCGTCGCCGCGTGCTTTCCCGCCGGCACCGTGTCGGGGGCCCCGAAAGTGCGGGCGATGGAGATCATCTCGAGCCTCGAGCCCTCGCCTCGCGGGGTGTATGCGGGTGCGGTCGGGCACTTCGACTATCATGGCAACCTCGATCTGTGCATCGCGATCCGCACGCTCGTCTATCGAAACGGCGAGGCGACGTGGGGCGCCGGCGCCGGCATCGTTGCCGACTCGGAGCCCGAGCGCGAGTGGGAGGAGACGCTGAACAAGGGTCGTGCGTTGTGGCTGGCGGTACAGCGGGCCGAGCAGGGACTCGCATGATCGCGGTCATCGACAACTACGACTCCTTCACCTACAACCTGGTGCAGTATCTGGGCACCCTCGGTGCCGAGCTGCAGGTGACACGCAACGACGCGATCACCGTCGAAGCGCTCGCCGAGCTCGCGCCCGAAGGCATCGTGATCTCGCCGGGGCCCGGGCAGCCGCGCGACGCCGGCATCTCGGAAGACGTGATCCGCCACTTCTCGGGTCGTGTGCCGGTGCTCGGCGTGTGTCTGGGCCATCAGGGCATCGGAGAGGTATTCGGAGGTCGCGTGGTTCGGGCCACCAAGCTGATGCACGGCAAGACCAGCCCGGTGCTCCACCAGGGCCGTGGGCTGTTCGCAGGCATCGACAACCCGTTCGAGGCCACGCGCTACCATTCGTTGATCGTCGAGCGCGAGGGACTGCCCGCGATTCTGGAAGTCATCGCCTGGACGCCCGACGGCGAAATCATGGGGCTCAAGCATCGAGAGCACGAGACCTGGGGCGTTCAGTTCCACCCCGAGTCGGTGCTGACGGCGCCGGGACTCAAGCTGATGGAGAACTTCCTCGTGTTGTGCCGCCAGGCCAAGGAGACCACGACGTGATTCAGACGGCGATCGCGCACCTTCTCGACGGAACCGCGATCTCGCGCGAAGAAGGCCGCGCGGTGATGGAGCAGATCCTCGCGGGCGACGCGACTTCGGCGCAGATCGCCGGCTTCGCGATCGCGTTGCGCATGCGCGGCGAAACACCCGACGTGCTGGCGGGGATGTCGGAGGCCATGCGGGGCCGCGTCGCTCCATTGCGCACCCGCCGCAGCCCGCTGCTCGACACCTGCGGCACAGGTGGTGACAACGCCGGCACGTTCAACATCTCGACCACCGTCGCGATCGTGACCGCGGCGTGCGGAGTCGCGGTGGCGAAGCACGGCAATCGCGCGGTCTCGAGCCGCGCCGGCAGCGCCGACGTTCTGGAAGCGCTCGGCGTGCGAATCGACCTGACCCCCGAAGATGCGGGGCGCTCGCTCGACCTGCTCGGCATCACGTTCCTGTTCGCGCCCCACTACCACACCGCGCTCCGGCATGCGGCCGGACCGCGACGCGAGCTGGGCGTGCGCACCGTCTTCAACGTGCTCGGCCCGCTCACCAACCCGGCCGGCGCCCATCGCCAGTTGCTCGGCGTCTACGCCGACAGCCTGGTGCGCCCGATCGCCGAGGTGCTCCATCGACTCGGCAGCGAACGCGCCTGGGTGGTGCACGGACGCGACGGACTCGACGAACTGACGGTGTTCGCCAAGTCACACGTCGCCGAGCTCGACCGCGGAGCGATCCGCGAATTCGAAGTCGACCCGGCCGAGTTCGGCCTGCTGCACACTGATCGCTCCGGAGTCGCCGGCGGCGACGCGAGCGAGAACGCCACGCGCATTCGAGCGGTGCTCGAGGGCGAGAAAGGCGCGGCGCGCGACATCGTCGTGCTGAACACCGGCGCCGCCCTGGTGGTCGCAGGAGTCGCGCGCGATCTGGGCGAGGGCATCACGAGTGCTCAGCAGGCGATCGATCGCGGCACCGCGGCCGCCAAGCTCGGCGACATGGCGTCGCTGCGCATCTAGCGGGGGAGGGGCTCGTGTTCTGTTCCCGCTGTGGCCGAGAGGTGCAGCCCAACGCCATCTATTGCTCGAACTGCGGGGCGGCGCTGGCACCCACGGGCGCGCCGATCATGGCCGCGGAGCCGTTCGCCGCTGTGCAGCCCGTGGTGACCGCGGAGCCGCTCGCGACCTCTCCGAGATACGCCGGTTTCTGGCGGCGCTTCTTCGCGCTGTGGGTGGACTCGCTCCTGCTGTGCGTGCTTCAGCTTCCGGTCTCGCTCACGATCGGCCAGGACCTGCCGTTCCTGTTCGGCAGTAACGGGCTCCCGGACTTCGACGCACTGACCGCATCGATCGGCGCCCTCGCGCTGACAAACGCCTGCACCTTGTTGATCAGCTGGCTGTATTACGCGCTGCTCGAGAGTTCCGCGACTCAGGCGACACTCGGCAAGTTGCTGCTCGGCGTTCGCGTCACCGATCTCGAAGGCCGCCGCATCGGCTTCGGCCGCGCTTCCCTGCGGTGGCTGGCGCGCTTCGTCAGCAATCTGACGTTCGGAATCGGCTACGTGATGGCCGCATTCACGAGCCGACGCCAGACGCTGCACGACCTGATGACGAACACGCTGGTCGTCAAGGGGCGTCCGTGAGCGGTCCCGGCATCCTCGAGCAGATCGCGGCGGCCCGCCGGCCACGCATCGAGCGGCTCAAGGTCGAGCGCCCGCCGCACGAGCTGCGCGCGCGGCTCTCGCGAACCCGGCCGATCGGGCGACTCGAACGTGCGCTGAGGCGCGCGCGCCCCTCCGATCCGCTGCGCATGATCTGCGAGGTCAAGCACACCTCGCCGTCGAGGGGAGTGCTCGACGCGAACGTGGACCCGGTGGCGCGCGCGCGCGCCTTCGAACTCGGGGGAGCGGCCGCGATCTCGCTCGTGACCGAACCGGATTTCTTTCACGGCGATCTCGGCTGGATCGACGCGGTGCGTCCACACGTCACGATCCCGCTGCTGCTCAAGGATTTTGTCTTCGACTCCTATCAGCTGCTCGATGCCGCCGCGCGCGGTGCCGACGGCGTGCTGCTGATCGCGGCGATGTTGTCGGAAGTCTCGATGCAGCGACTCATCAGCGACGCGCGACTGCTGGGGCTCGACGCACTGGTCGAGGTGCACGACGGGGGCGAATTGAATGCCGCGCTGCGAGCCGGAGCGACCATCGTCGGCATCAATCATCGCGATTTGCAGACCTTCGAAGTCGACCTCTCGCTGTCCGAACGATTGCTGCCCGAGATTCCCGGTCACGTCGCGACGGTCGCCGAGAGCGGCATCAGCCGGCCCGAGGACCTCGCTCGACTGCGTGCGACGCGCTGCGACTCGGTGCTGATGGGCGAGGTGTTCATGACCAGTCTCGACCCGACCGCGACGCTCGCGACCCTGGCGGCGGCTGCGCGGGGTGAGGGCGCCGGGGCGTGACCGCCGCGCGGCACACGATCGTGAAGGTGTGCGGGCTGACGCGGTTCGAGGACGCCGAGCACGCGATCGCATGCGGGGCCGACTGGCTGGGCTTCATCGTCTCGGCCGGCGGCCCGCGTGAGATCGGCGCCGACGGCATGGCCGCGGTCGTGAGCCGTTTGCCGGGTGCGACCGGCGTGGCGGTGCTCGCCGCCGTGTCGCCGCGCGAGGCTCTGACGCTCGCGCAGCGCGCCGGCGCCTCGCGACTGCAGTTGCATCGCGTCAGTCCCTCCACATGGCCGGCCGACTTCCCGCTGCCATGCGCGTTCGTCGCCGCGGTCGACGCGGACGGGCGACTGATCGGCGAGCTCGCACCGCCGCCTCATCTGGTGCATCTCGATGCCGCGCATCCCACGCTCACCGGCGGCACCGGCGTGACGCTTCCGTGGGCGCGGCTGCCGGGGCTGTGCGGTGATCGGCCCTTCATGCTCGCCGGCGGGCTCGACGGCTCCAACGTGGCGGAGGCGATCGCGATCGCCCACCCGTTCGGCGTCGACGCGGCCTCGCGCCTCGAATACTCGCCCGGAATCAAGGACCCGGACAGGGTGAAGCGCTTCGTCGAAGCGGCGCGCCTCGCCGATGAGCGTTCCCGTGGCTGAGCCCGATCGCCCCGGCCATTTCGGGCCCTACGGGGGTCGCTACGTTCCCGAGACGCTGATCCATGCGCTCGATGCGCTGACCGACGAGTACGCGCGAGCGTGCGCCGACCCCGAGTTTCAGCGCACGCTCGATCAGGCGCTCCACGAGTTCGCCGGTCGCCCGACTCCGCTGGTCGAGGCGCGGCGCTTCTCGGAACGAGCGGGCTGCCGGGTGTTCCTCAAGCGCGAAGATCTGCTCCACACCGGCGCGCACAAGATCAACAACACGATCGGCCAGTGTCTGCTCACGAAACGCATGGGCAAGCCGCGCGTGATCGCCGAGACCGGAGCCGGACAGCACGGAGTAGCGACCGCCGCCGCGGCCGCACGCTTCGGGCTCGAGTGCGTGGTCTACATGGGCAGCGAGGATGTGAGGCGCCAGCGTCTGAACGTGCAGCGCATGAAGCTGCTCGGCGCCGACGTGCGCGAGGTCGACTCGGGCAGCCGCACGCTCAAGGACGCGATCAACGAGGCACTGCGCGACTGGGTGACCTCGGTGCGCACCACGCACTACGTGCTGGGCTCCGTGCTGGGCCCGCACCCGTTTCCGACCATGGTGCGCGACTTCCACCGCGTGATCGGCCTCGAAGCACGCGCGCAGTTCGAACGGCAGGAGGGCGGGCTGCCCGATCTGCTGGTCGCGTGCGTGGGCGGGGGCAGCAACGCGATCGGGCTCTTTCATGCATTCCTCGATGTGGCCCAGGTGCGCAAGGTCGGTGTGGAAGCCGGTGGGCTCGGCCTCGCGAGCGGCCGCCATGCCGCGCGCTTCGCCGACCCCAGCGTCGGCGTGCTTCACGGAACCCGGACACTGCTCCTTCAGGACGCGCGCGGCATGATTCGCGAAACCCACTCGGTGTCCGCGGGGTTAGACTATCCGGCGCTCGGGCCCGAGCACGCGTGGCTCGCGGATCGAGGGCTGGCGACCTACTCGCACGCCACGGACGCCGAGGCGCTCGACGCCTTCGAGGCGCTGTCCCGCGACGAGGGCATTCTGCCGGCGCTCGAGAGTGCGCACGCGCTGGCGTGGGTGGTCCGAGAGGGTCGCGCGCTCGGCGCGAAGACGCGCGTCATCGTCAATCTGTCGGGCCGAGGCGACAAGGACGTCGAAGAGGTGCTGCGTGTGAGGCGGGAGGGCAGCGCATGAACGCGGTCCGAGGCAGTCGCATGCTCGTTCACGCGACGCGTGCGCTGGCGTTTGCGACGGCATGCGCGGCCCTGGCACTCGTGCCGCTCGCCAGCTGTACGAAGGGAACCGTGTTCACGCGCCCCGCGCCGGTCGCGGCGGTTCTGCACGCGGCGAGCCCGAGCGAGCTCCTCCGGTTGGTCGAACACGCATGGAACACATTCGACCCGGACGAGTACGAGCGGACGCTGACCGACGACTTTCGTTTCGCGTTCGCCGCCGGCGACACCGTTGCACACGCGTGGCAGAACACGCCGTGGTCCGCGGTCGACGAGCGAGTCTTCTTCCGCCACCTGACGAGTGGCGGCGATTCGACTCTGCCGGTGACAGCGATCACGCTGGTGACGGCACAGACGCCGACCTTCTTCCCGGATCCGAGGGCGGGGCACGGGGACACTCGATTCCGCGCCATGACCCGCACGCCGTTGACGCTCGACGTGACCGACGTCGAGGGCATTCAGCTGAACATCACCGGCTACGCGGTGTTCTACCTGGTCCGTGGCGATTCGGCGACGCTCTCGGCCGAGCGTCGCGCGGGGCTCGAACGACCCGACTCGACGTGCTGGTTCCTGGAGCGCTGGGAGGATGAGACGGTTCCGCAGTCGGCCCGCTTCGCGGCGCCGCAACCGGCCCGTTCCACGACGCTGGGACAGTTGAAGACCCTTTACCGCTAGTGTGCTATAAACGCTGCCCGCTGCGCCCGTAGCTCAATTGGATAGAGCGTTAGCCTCCGGAGCTAAAGGTTACAGGTTCGATTCCTGT belongs to Candidatus Eisenbacteria bacterium and includes:
- the trpE gene encoding anthranilate synthase component I; translation: MIVPTRSEFAALARGGRLVPVYREVFADFETPVSAFRKVDSGAYSFLLESVEGGEKWGRYSLLGSRPSKVFVARGGRAELIENGASRALEGHPRAALQRLLEEHQAVALPGLPRFCGGAVGFMGYDVVRWFERVPEHPHADDTIPDAVLMFGDVVSVFDNLSHTMKVVTHARAGSDPPAAYDAAVARLEAEVARLRAPLPWNEPRRGQPLPEPRSTMTRESYCRAVDVAKEHIRAGDIFQAVLSHRMSVAVGHDAFEAYRALRVTNPSPYMYFLKLGELAIAGSSPEVLVRKTDALVEVRPIAGTRPRGRTPEEDRELEAELRANEKECAEHVMLVDLGRNDVGRVAQYGSVETNERMSVERYSQVMHLVSNVRGQVRPDATPLDIVAACFPAGTVSGAPKVRAMEIISSLEPSPRGVYAGAVGHFDYHGNLDLCIAIRTLVYRNGEATWGAGAGIVADSEPEREWEETLNKGRALWLAVQRAEQGLA
- a CDS encoding aminodeoxychorismate/anthranilate synthase component II; the encoded protein is MIAVIDNYDSFTYNLVQYLGTLGAELQVTRNDAITVEALAELAPEGIVISPGPGQPRDAGISEDVIRHFSGRVPVLGVCLGHQGIGEVFGGRVVRATKLMHGKTSPVLHQGRGLFAGIDNPFEATRYHSLIVEREGLPAILEVIAWTPDGEIMGLKHREHETWGVQFHPESVLTAPGLKLMENFLVLCRQAKETTT
- the trpD gene encoding anthranilate phosphoribosyltransferase; translation: MPPGQGDHDVIQTAIAHLLDGTAISREEGRAVMEQILAGDATSAQIAGFAIALRMRGETPDVLAGMSEAMRGRVAPLRTRRSPLLDTCGTGGDNAGTFNISTTVAIVTAACGVAVAKHGNRAVSSRAGSADVLEALGVRIDLTPEDAGRSLDLLGITFLFAPHYHTALRHAAGPRRELGVRTVFNVLGPLTNPAGAHRQLLGVYADSLVRPIAEVLHRLGSERAWVVHGRDGLDELTVFAKSHVAELDRGAIREFEVDPAEFGLLHTDRSGVAGGDASENATRIRAVLEGEKGAARDIVVLNTGAALVVAGVARDLGEGITSAQQAIDRGTAAAKLGDMASLRI
- a CDS encoding zinc-ribbon domain-containing protein, which translates into the protein MFCSRCGREVQPNAIYCSNCGAALAPTGAPIMAAEPFAAVQPVVTAEPLATSPRYAGFWRRFFALWVDSLLLCVLQLPVSLTIGQDLPFLFGSNGLPDFDALTASIGALALTNACTLLISWLYYALLESSATQATLGKLLLGVRVTDLEGRRIGFGRASLRWLARFVSNLTFGIGYVMAAFTSRRQTLHDLMTNTLVVKGRP
- the trpC gene encoding indole-3-glycerol phosphate synthase TrpC, which codes for MSGPGILEQIAAARRPRIERLKVERPPHELRARLSRTRPIGRLERALRRARPSDPLRMICEVKHTSPSRGVLDANVDPVARARAFELGGAAAISLVTEPDFFHGDLGWIDAVRPHVTIPLLLKDFVFDSYQLLDAAARGADGVLLIAAMLSEVSMQRLISDARLLGLDALVEVHDGGELNAALRAGATIVGINHRDLQTFEVDLSLSERLLPEIPGHVATVAESGISRPEDLARLRATRCDSVLMGEVFMTSLDPTATLATLAAAARGEGAGA
- a CDS encoding phosphoribosylanthranilate isomerase, which gives rise to MTAARHTIVKVCGLTRFEDAEHAIACGADWLGFIVSAGGPREIGADGMAAVVSRLPGATGVAVLAAVSPREALTLAQRAGASRLQLHRVSPSTWPADFPLPCAFVAAVDADGRLIGELAPPPHLVHLDAAHPTLTGGTGVTLPWARLPGLCGDRPFMLAGGLDGSNVAEAIAIAHPFGVDAASRLEYSPGIKDPDRVKRFVEAARLADERSRG
- the trpB gene encoding tryptophan synthase subunit beta, with protein sequence MSVPVAEPDRPGHFGPYGGRYVPETLIHALDALTDEYARACADPEFQRTLDQALHEFAGRPTPLVEARRFSERAGCRVFLKREDLLHTGAHKINNTIGQCLLTKRMGKPRVIAETGAGQHGVATAAAAARFGLECVVYMGSEDVRRQRLNVQRMKLLGADVREVDSGSRTLKDAINEALRDWVTSVRTTHYVLGSVLGPHPFPTMVRDFHRVIGLEARAQFERQEGGLPDLLVACVGGGSNAIGLFHAFLDVAQVRKVGVEAGGLGLASGRHAARFADPSVGVLHGTRTLLLQDARGMIRETHSVSAGLDYPALGPEHAWLADRGLATYSHATDAEALDAFEALSRDEGILPALESAHALAWVVREGRALGAKTRVIVNLSGRGDKDVEEVLRVRREGSA